One Acutalibacter muris DNA window includes the following coding sequences:
- a CDS encoding ABC transporter permease family protein: MRERAHQRQQAQGKNKLFNSAELLLVKKDLKSISGRGGRRALLILLPLMLVVVIPAVYFVTISLMPVEPGARLPETIERMLPEYVKALDYRQGWLVAFTDLLCPMLFLCVPILTGAASASYAFVMERESGTLETLLLTSMGPKSVYGAKTTSCTVLSVFISAAAFLAFTVTVGVADAFAGVRFFFTLEWLLLLVLEMPALSLFSVVFVALTVTRVHSTVESLQTMGYLILPVAAIYLMQLTGVFRLNLLALAIIAVALAALDVVLFNAASRAFVPERLLERGEQEE; encoded by the coding sequence ATGCGGGAGAGAGCACATCAGCGCCAGCAGGCACAGGGGAAAAATAAGCTCTTCAACTCGGCGGAGCTGCTGTTGGTAAAAAAGGACCTTAAATCTATAAGCGGCCGGGGTGGGCGCAGGGCGCTTCTGATACTGCTGCCGCTGATGTTGGTGGTGGTGATACCGGCGGTATACTTTGTCACCATCTCCCTCATGCCGGTGGAGCCGGGGGCAAGGCTGCCGGAAACCATAGAGAGGATGCTGCCTGAATATGTAAAGGCCCTGGACTACAGGCAGGGGTGGCTGGTGGCCTTCACTGACCTTCTCTGCCCCATGCTCTTTTTATGCGTGCCCATACTCACCGGGGCGGCCTCGGCCAGCTACGCTTTTGTGATGGAGCGGGAGAGCGGCACCCTTGAGACATTATTGCTCACGTCAATGGGCCCGAAGTCCGTGTACGGGGCCAAGACTACCAGCTGCACAGTGCTGTCGGTGTTTATCTCGGCGGCGGCCTTTTTGGCTTTCACCGTCACGGTGGGGGTGGCGGATGCCTTCGCGGGGGTGCGGTTCTTCTTCACCCTGGAATGGCTGCTGCTTTTGGTACTGGAGATGCCCGCCCTGTCCTTGTTCTCGGTGGTGTTTGTAGCGCTGACGGTGACCCGGGTGCACAGCACGGTGGAGTCTCTGCAGACCATGGGCTATCTGATACTGCCGGTGGCGGCAATATACCTTATGCAGCTTACCGGAGTCTTTCGACTGAACCTTCTGGCTCTGGCGATAATCGCGGTGGCGCTGGCGGCGCTGGACGTAGTGCTCTTTAACGCGGCCTCCCGTGCCTTTGTGCCGGAAAGGCTGCTGGAGCGGGGGGAGCAGGAGGAGTAA
- a CDS encoding protein arginine kinase produces the protein MSEKDSRKWYEKTGESGDTVCSTRVRLARNLARVPFPDRAGPEDKGRVIEQVRAAIMNSNSVISREFSFCELSKLSKEAAVSLAERHIVSPEFIADRRGKAVLINEDESVSIMVNEEDHVRIQVLREGQALSEALETADRIDTLLSENLDFAYDKEFGYLTQCPTNLGTGMRASLTLHLPALTEAGAMGRIGENLSKLGFALRGAFGEGSKAVGDMYQLSNQITLGLTEKQAVENLLSVAGQLTEQEKRLREELCETTAWQDRIARAAGVLKSARLMSGEEAAGLLSLVRLGLAQGLLSGADMGAVNGLTVRVQPATLISSAGRQLEPGERDRIRADILRDTLKNLNIT, from the coding sequence ATGAGTGAGAAGGACAGCCGTAAATGGTATGAGAAGACCGGGGAGTCCGGCGACACGGTTTGCAGCACCAGGGTCCGTCTGGCCAGGAACCTTGCCAGGGTTCCCTTCCCGGACCGGGCCGGGCCCGAGGACAAGGGGCGCGTCATTGAGCAGGTACGGGCCGCCATAATGAACAGCAACAGCGTTATCTCCCGGGAGTTCAGCTTCTGCGAGCTCAGTAAGCTCTCAAAGGAGGCGGCTGTGTCCCTGGCGGAGCGCCACATAGTCAGCCCGGAGTTTATCGCGGACCGCCGTGGCAAGGCTGTGCTCATAAACGAGGACGAGAGCGTGTCTATCATGGTGAACGAGGAGGACCACGTGCGCATACAGGTGCTCAGGGAGGGCCAGGCGCTGAGCGAGGCCCTGGAGACCGCCGACCGCATAGACACCCTGCTCAGCGAGAACCTGGACTTCGCCTATGACAAGGAGTTCGGTTATCTTACCCAGTGCCCCACCAACCTGGGCACAGGCATGAGGGCCTCCCTGACCCTGCATCTTCCGGCGCTTACGGAGGCGGGGGCCATGGGCAGGATAGGGGAGAACCTGTCAAAGCTGGGCTTTGCCCTTAGGGGCGCCTTTGGCGAGGGCTCAAAGGCCGTGGGGGATATGTACCAGCTGTCAAACCAGATAACCCTGGGGCTGACTGAGAAGCAGGCCGTGGAGAACCTTCTGTCCGTTGCAGGACAGCTTACGGAGCAGGAAAAAAGGCTCCGGGAGGAGCTTTGCGAGACTACCGCCTGGCAGGACCGTATAGCCCGGGCGGCGGGGGTACTGAAGTCGGCCCGGCTTATGTCCGGGGAGGAGGCTGCGGGGCTGCTCTCTCTGGTAAGGCTGGGGCTTGCCCAGGGACTCCTCTCCGGGGCGGACATGGGCGCGGTAAACGGCCTTACGGTGCGTGTGCAGCCCGCCACCCTGATAAGCAGTGCCGGACGGCAGCTGGAGCCCGGGGAGCGGGACAGGATCCGGGCGGATATCTTGAGAGATACACTTAAAAATTTGAACATAACTTAG
- a CDS encoding S1 RNA-binding domain-containing protein — MMETLFYPEGHRLNAPENLAAISSPAALSEAQRAGRILESRALMCDGAHNLLVDLNGMRGLIPREEGALGIREGTVRDIAILSRVNRPVSFIVQDFIREEDGRITALLSRRAAQELCQREYIDKLCPGDVVPARVTHLEPFGVFADIGCGIPALLPIDSISVSRIGHPRERFLPGMDIRAVVKGRDRGRINLSHKELLGTWAENARRFQAGETVGGIIRSIESYGVFVELAPNLAGLAESKENIFPGQQASVFIKSVLPQRMKVKLIIIETFDSEPRRPRPPEYFFTGEHMEEFLYSPPESEKIIRTVF, encoded by the coding sequence ATGATGGAAACCCTATTTTATCCCGAAGGCCACCGGCTGAACGCCCCGGAGAATCTGGCGGCAATAAGCTCCCCTGCCGCTCTCTCAGAGGCTCAGCGTGCCGGCCGTATCCTGGAGTCCCGAGCCCTTATGTGTGACGGGGCCCATAACCTCCTTGTGGACCTCAACGGCATGAGGGGTCTTATCCCCCGAGAGGAGGGGGCCCTGGGGATACGCGAGGGCACGGTACGGGACATCGCCATACTGTCCCGGGTGAACCGGCCGGTGTCCTTCATTGTGCAGGACTTCATAAGGGAGGAGGACGGCCGCATAACGGCCCTTCTATCACGCCGTGCTGCCCAGGAGCTCTGCCAGCGGGAATACATAGATAAGCTCTGCCCCGGGGACGTGGTGCCCGCCCGGGTGACCCATCTTGAGCCCTTCGGGGTCTTTGCGGACATCGGCTGTGGCATACCGGCCCTTCTGCCCATAGACAGCATATCCGTCTCGAGAATAGGCCACCCCAGGGAGCGGTTTCTGCCCGGCATGGACATACGGGCCGTGGTAAAGGGCCGGGACCGGGGCCGGATAAATCTCAGCCACAAGGAGCTTCTGGGCACATGGGCCGAGAACGCCCGGCGTTTTCAGGCCGGGGAGACCGTCGGCGGTATTATCCGCAGCATAGAGAGCTACGGCGTGTTCGTGGAGCTGGCCCCGAACCTTGCCGGTCTCGCGGAGTCCAAGGAGAATATCTTTCCCGGCCAGCAGGCCAGCGTCTTTATAAAGAGCGTGCTGCCCCAGCGCATGAAGGTGAAGCTTATCATCATCGAGACCTTCGACAGCGAGCCCCGGCGGCCCCGGCCCCCGGAGTATTTCTTCACCGGGGAGCATATGGAGGAGTTTTTGTATTCACCGCCGGAGAGCGAGAAGATTATACGCACGGTGTTTTAA
- a CDS encoding flavin reductase family protein, which yields MRTKLNVTEGIYPMPVLMVATYNEEGSVNVMNAAWGTMQERGTVALNLTESHKTVQNIKARGAFTVSIADAAHVTEADYFGVESGNKVPDKFARSGLTASRAETVDAPVINELPLCLECEFIEYQSNEYGCGVIGRVVNVTADERVMVNGKPDMSLVNAIAFDPYTHGYYKVAGRVGDAFKDGLKLKG from the coding sequence ATGAGAACAAAACTGAACGTTACCGAGGGCATTTACCCCATGCCGGTCCTTATGGTAGCAACCTATAATGAGGAGGGCAGCGTCAATGTGATGAACGCAGCCTGGGGCACCATGCAGGAGCGCGGCACTGTGGCTCTTAACCTCACCGAGAGCCATAAAACCGTGCAAAATATCAAGGCCCGGGGAGCCTTTACCGTCAGCATTGCCGACGCTGCTCACGTGACAGAAGCGGACTATTTCGGCGTGGAGTCCGGGAACAAGGTCCCGGATAAGTTTGCCCGCAGCGGGCTTACCGCAAGCCGTGCCGAAACAGTGGACGCTCCTGTAATAAACGAGCTTCCCCTGTGCCTTGAGTGCGAATTTATTGAGTATCAGTCCAATGAATACGGCTGCGGGGTCATCGGCAGAGTGGTAAACGTCACGGCCGACGAAAGGGTAATGGTAAACGGCAAGCCGGATATGTCCTTAGTAAACGCCATTGCCTTTGACCCGTATACCCACGGGTACTACAAGGTTGCCGGCCGCGTGGGCGACGCCTTTAAGGACGGTTTGAAGCTGAAGGGATAA
- a CDS encoding winged helix-turn-helix transcriptional regulator, with the protein MISKYIDGANFEDTGFSYTLSLISGKHKMVILYCLMEYGVVRFNELKRYLKNISDKTLSMNLKELESDRLLLRTEYPQIPPKVEYTLSERGKTLMAVLDQLCIWGENNRLT; encoded by the coding sequence ATGATAAGTAAATACATAGACGGCGCGAATTTTGAGGACACCGGGTTCAGCTATACGCTCTCTCTCATATCGGGAAAGCACAAGATGGTAATACTGTACTGCCTTATGGAGTATGGTGTCGTGAGGTTCAACGAGCTCAAGCGGTATCTGAAGAACATATCCGACAAGACCCTGAGCATGAACCTAAAGGAGCTGGAGTCGGACCGGCTCCTCCTGAGGACGGAGTACCCCCAGATACCGCCGAAGGTGGAATATACCCTAAGCGAGCGGGGAAAGACCCTAATGGCCGTTTTGGACCAGCTATGCATATGGGGTGAAAATAACCGGCTGACATGA
- a CDS encoding ATP-dependent Clp protease ATP-binding subunit: MFQFKGFTEKANKALNLAVESAENLGHDYIGSEHVMLGLIKEGSGVAHTVLSKLGVTAEDYEKLLRERIGYGEKTSLTPESLTPRTKQILQVAAMAGARFNSAYVGTEHILIALLQDESCYAIRFLKILGVDPDRVVRELSGAVGGQGFAGGPESGKDPGKKGTALEQFGRDLTALAKEGKIDPVIGRSEEIQRVIQILSRRTKNNPVLIGEPGVGKTAVAEGLALKINAGDVPETLKKKRLISLDLTGMVAGTKYRGDFEERIKSAIDQVKRDGDVLLFIDELHTIIGAGSAEGSTDAANILKPALARGDFQVIGATTINEYRKHIEKDAALERRFQPVTVGEPTEEEAVEILSGLKDRYEAHHKVKITDEALEAAVKLSARYISDRFLPDKAIDLVDEAASRVRLRTFTAPESLQELENRIKELEGDKAAAVNSQDFERAADLRDRQKELSEELERARDQWTAENERSSSVVDAGAIADIVAMWTGVPVSQLTEEESQRLLRLEETLHKRVVGQEEAVSAIARAIRRGRVGLKDKNRPIGSFIFLGPTGVGKTELCKALAEAMFGDEKAMARFDMSEYMEKHTVSRLVGSPPGYVGFDEGGQLTEAVRRKPYSVVLFDEIEKAHPEVFNLLLQILEDGRVTDSQGKTVDFKNTVIIMTSNVGARLITEKQSSLGFAGAESAAGDFEKIKETVLGELKNLFKPEFLNRVDDIIVFHKLTKEDTAKIAGRMLLTLSGKLTEMGVTVEFTPAAVELIAGKGYDPAYGARPLRRAIQSELEDVISERMLEGSISAGKRYRCDAADGEFRIEEAG, translated from the coding sequence ATGTTCCAATTCAAAGGCTTTACAGAAAAGGCGAATAAGGCTCTGAACCTGGCGGTGGAGTCCGCAGAGAACCTTGGCCACGACTATATCGGCAGCGAGCACGTTATGCTGGGGCTGATAAAGGAGGGCAGCGGCGTGGCCCATACGGTGCTCAGCAAGCTGGGCGTTACGGCCGAGGACTATGAGAAGCTCCTGCGGGAGCGCATAGGCTATGGGGAGAAAACCAGCCTTACACCCGAGAGCCTCACTCCCCGCACCAAGCAGATACTACAGGTAGCTGCCATGGCCGGGGCACGGTTCAACAGCGCATATGTGGGCACGGAGCACATCCTTATAGCCCTCCTGCAGGACGAGAGCTGCTATGCCATTCGCTTTTTGAAGATACTGGGTGTGGACCCGGACCGGGTGGTCCGTGAGCTGTCCGGGGCCGTGGGCGGCCAGGGCTTTGCCGGGGGGCCTGAGAGCGGAAAGGACCCGGGAAAGAAGGGCACGGCCCTTGAGCAGTTCGGCCGGGACCTGACCGCCCTTGCGAAGGAGGGCAAAATTGACCCGGTCATAGGCCGCTCTGAGGAGATACAGCGGGTGATACAGATTCTCTCCCGGCGCACAAAGAACAACCCGGTGCTGATAGGCGAGCCCGGCGTGGGCAAGACCGCCGTGGCCGAGGGGCTGGCCCTTAAAATAAACGCCGGAGACGTGCCGGAGACCCTTAAAAAGAAACGGCTTATCTCCCTGGACCTGACGGGTATGGTGGCCGGGACCAAGTACCGGGGCGACTTTGAGGAGCGCATAAAGTCCGCCATCGACCAGGTGAAACGGGACGGGGACGTCCTCCTCTTTATCGACGAGCTGCACACCATCATCGGCGCGGGCTCCGCAGAGGGCTCCACGGACGCGGCAAATATCTTGAAGCCCGCACTGGCCCGGGGGGACTTCCAGGTTATCGGGGCCACCACCATCAACGAGTACCGCAAGCACATCGAAAAGGACGCGGCGCTGGAGAGACGCTTTCAGCCGGTCACAGTTGGCGAGCCCACTGAGGAGGAGGCAGTGGAGATACTCTCAGGGCTTAAAGACAGGTACGAGGCACACCATAAGGTGAAGATCACGGACGAAGCCCTTGAAGCGGCGGTGAAGCTCTCGGCCCGGTATATCTCCGACAGGTTTCTGCCCGACAAGGCCATAGACCTGGTGGACGAGGCGGCTTCAAGAGTGCGCCTTCGCACCTTCACCGCACCGGAGAGCTTGCAGGAGCTGGAAAACAGGATAAAGGAGCTGGAGGGGGACAAGGCCGCCGCCGTAAACAGCCAGGACTTCGAGCGGGCGGCTGACCTTAGGGACCGGCAGAAGGAGCTCTCTGAGGAGCTTGAGAGGGCTCGGGACCAGTGGACCGCCGAGAACGAGCGCAGCAGCTCCGTGGTGGACGCCGGGGCCATAGCGGATATCGTTGCCATGTGGACCGGGGTGCCTGTGTCCCAGCTGACAGAGGAGGAGAGCCAGCGGCTCCTGCGGCTGGAGGAGACCCTGCATAAACGGGTGGTGGGCCAGGAGGAGGCGGTCTCCGCCATCGCCCGGGCCATACGCCGGGGCAGGGTTGGGCTTAAGGACAAGAACCGGCCCATCGGTTCCTTCATCTTCCTGGGCCCCACGGGCGTGGGCAAGACCGAGCTCTGCAAGGCTCTGGCAGAGGCCATGTTCGGGGACGAGAAGGCCATGGCGCGCTTTGATATGTCAGAGTATATGGAGAAGCACACGGTGTCAAGGCTTGTGGGCTCGCCCCCCGGGTACGTGGGCTTTGACGAGGGCGGCCAGCTCACCGAGGCCGTGCGCAGAAAGCCCTACTCGGTGGTGCTCTTTGACGAGATAGAAAAGGCACACCCGGAGGTGTTCAACCTCCTCTTGCAGATACTGGAGGACGGCCGGGTCACGGATTCCCAGGGCAAGACCGTAGATTTTAAGAACACAGTAATCATCATGACCTCCAACGTGGGTGCGCGGCTCATCACCGAGAAGCAGAGCTCCCTGGGCTTTGCCGGGGCTGAGAGTGCTGCGGGGGACTTTGAGAAGATCAAGGAAACGGTGCTGGGGGAGCTTAAAAACCTCTTTAAGCCGGAGTTTTTGAACCGGGTGGACGACATAATCGTCTTCCACAAGCTCACAAAGGAGGACACTGCCAAGATAGCCGGGCGGATGCTCCTGACCCTTTCGGGCAAGCTCACGGAGATGGGGGTGACGGTGGAGTTCACCCCGGCGGCGGTAGAGCTTATAGCCGGAAAGGGTTACGACCCGGCTTACGGAGCGCGGCCCCTTAGAAGGGCGATTCAGAGCGAGCTTGAGGACGTGATATCAGAGCGTATGCTGGAGGGCAGCATTTCGGCGGGGAAACGGTACAGGTGCGACGCGGCTGATGGGGAGTTCAGGATAGAGGAGGCCGGATAG
- a CDS encoding peptidylprolyl isomerase, translating to MKRTLCVTLAIIMLLCLGACGEGEGGSASPAAAVLGTEKELVPMEELKSKSSGKKLGWQTEAPEKGEEIAVVTMQSGEEFKIRFFPGEAPKAVYNFKLHAINGYFDGMALHRVIANFMIQGGSPNGTGTDGESVWGQDFEDEFDKSLVNIDGALSMANAGPATNGSQFFINCTGTPASSEMWTYYESQYEQFKEYYKENKELVDANPNAKTLDTSKVTDDYKKLYEQYGGNMHLDGAYSTNGTGHTVFGQVFEGLDGVYALSKAETDGNDKPVTDMVIESVKIVEYDGTSGEAQSKSAD from the coding sequence TTGAAAAGAACATTATGCGTAACGCTGGCGATTATAATGCTGCTCTGCCTTGGGGCCTGCGGCGAGGGAGAGGGCGGAAGCGCTTCTCCCGCGGCGGCGGTGCTAGGCACGGAGAAGGAGCTGGTTCCAATGGAGGAACTAAAATCCAAGAGTTCCGGCAAGAAGCTGGGCTGGCAGACGGAGGCCCCCGAGAAGGGGGAGGAGATAGCCGTTGTAACCATGCAGAGCGGCGAGGAATTCAAGATACGCTTTTTCCCGGGCGAGGCCCCTAAGGCCGTCTATAACTTCAAGCTCCACGCCATAAACGGCTACTTCGACGGAATGGCCCTGCACAGGGTCATAGCGAACTTCATGATACAGGGCGGCAGCCCCAACGGCACTGGCACCGACGGCGAGAGCGTCTGGGGACAGGACTTTGAGGACGAGTTCGACAAGTCCCTTGTGAATATAGACGGGGCCCTGTCCATGGCCAACGCCGGACCCGCCACCAACGGCAGCCAGTTCTTCATAAACTGCACCGGGACCCCGGCCAGCAGCGAGATGTGGACCTACTATGAGAGCCAGTACGAACAGTTCAAGGAGTATTATAAGGAGAACAAGGAGCTGGTGGACGCGAACCCCAACGCCAAGACTCTTGACACCAGCAAAGTGACCGATGACTATAAGAAGCTCTATGAGCAGTACGGCGGGAATATGCACCTAGACGGGGCCTACTCCACCAACGGCACCGGCCACACGGTGTTCGGGCAGGTTTTCGAGGGGCTGGACGGAGTGTACGCGCTGTCAAAAGCCGAGACGGACGGGAACGACAAGCCGGTGACTGATATGGTCATTGAGAGCGTGAAGATTGTGGAGTACGACGGCACCTCGGGCGAGGCACAGAGCAAATCTGCGGACTGA
- a CDS encoding NADP-dependent isocitrate dehydrogenase produces the protein MKTPLVEMDGDEMTRVIWQLIKDMLLAPYIDLNLEYYDLGLPHRDETGDQVTIASANATKKYGVAVKCATITPNAQRMDEYKLHEMWKSPNGTIRAILDGTVFRAPILVKGIVPYIPTWEKPITIARHAFGDIYKNTETIVPAGSKAEIVVTKPDGSEERQTVHEFKESGGVFQGQFNVDESIESFARSCFNFALDTRQDIWFSTKDTISKKYDHRFKDIFQEIFDAEYAKKFTEAGIEYFYTLIDDAVARVVRSQGGFIWACKNYDGDVMSDMVATAFGSLGMMTSVLVAPDGTCEYEAAHGTVTRHYYKHLKGEETSTNSVATLFAWTGALRKRGQLDGNDRLVDFAGKLERATIDTIEGGVMTGDLAAMSTLPEIRKVNTQDFLIAIKEKLEALL, from the coding sequence ATGAAAACCCCACTGGTGGAGATGGACGGCGACGAGATGACCCGGGTCATCTGGCAGCTGATAAAGGATATGCTCCTTGCGCCCTATATCGACCTGAACCTGGAGTATTACGACCTGGGCCTCCCCCACCGGGACGAGACCGGCGACCAGGTGACTATCGCTTCCGCCAACGCCACCAAGAAGTACGGCGTGGCGGTAAAGTGCGCCACCATCACCCCCAACGCCCAGCGCATGGACGAGTACAAGCTCCACGAGATGTGGAAGTCCCCCAACGGCACTATCCGCGCCATTTTGGACGGCACCGTCTTTAGGGCTCCCATTCTGGTAAAGGGCATTGTGCCCTACATCCCCACCTGGGAAAAGCCCATCACCATCGCCCGCCACGCCTTCGGCGACATCTACAAGAACACCGAGACCATAGTCCCCGCCGGTTCCAAGGCTGAGATAGTTGTGACAAAGCCCGACGGCAGTGAAGAGCGCCAGACTGTTCATGAATTCAAAGAGAGCGGCGGCGTGTTCCAAGGCCAGTTCAACGTGGACGAGAGCATTGAGAGCTTCGCTCGGTCCTGCTTCAACTTTGCCCTTGACACCAGGCAGGATATTTGGTTCTCAACGAAGGACACCATCTCCAAGAAATACGACCACCGCTTCAAGGATATTTTCCAGGAAATATTCGACGCTGAATATGCCAAGAAGTTCACAGAGGCCGGCATAGAATACTTCTACACCCTCATCGACGACGCTGTGGCTCGTGTGGTCCGCAGCCAGGGCGGCTTTATCTGGGCCTGCAAGAACTATGACGGCGACGTTATGAGCGACATGGTCGCAACCGCTTTCGGCAGCCTTGGCATGATGACCTCGGTGCTTGTGGCCCCTGACGGCACCTGCGAGTATGAAGCCGCCCACGGCACCGTGACCAGGCACTATTACAAGCACCTTAAGGGCGAGGAAACCTCCACGAACTCCGTGGCTACCCTGTTTGCCTGGACCGGGGCGCTCCGTAAGCGCGGGCAGCTTGACGGTAATGACAGGCTGGTGGACTTTGCCGGTAAGCTTGAGAGGGCTACTATTGATACCATTGAGGGCGGCGTTATGACCGGGGATCTGGCGGCTATGTCTACGCTGCCGGAGATTAGGAAGGTCAATACCCAGGATTTCCTTATAGCGATTAAAGAGAAGTTGGAAGCTTTGTTGTAA
- a CDS encoding CtsR family transcriptional regulator: MRISDSVANYILELLNQAGGIAEIQRNELASFLGCVPSQINYVLTSRFTPEQGYIVESRRGGGGYIRITRLKLSKADMIMHIINGVGDSLDGASARAMLENMVGGAVLDRQSAELIAAALSEKALAAVPKELRDTVRAMICKSMLLATRT, translated from the coding sequence ATGAGGATAAGCGATAGCGTCGCCAACTATATCCTGGAGCTTCTGAACCAGGCGGGCGGCATAGCGGAGATACAGCGCAACGAGTTGGCAAGCTTTCTTGGGTGCGTGCCCAGCCAGATAAACTATGTGCTCACCTCCCGCTTCACCCCTGAACAGGGATATATTGTAGAGAGCAGGCGCGGCGGCGGCGGGTATATCCGCATAACCCGGTTAAAGCTTTCAAAGGCGGACATGATAATGCATATAATCAACGGCGTGGGTGACTCCCTGGATGGGGCCTCGGCCCGGGCTATGCTGGAGAATATGGTGGGGGGGGCGGTGCTGGACCGCCAGTCTGCGGAGCTCATCGCCGCGGCCCTCTCGGAAAAGGCCCTTGCTGCGGTGCCAAAGGAGCTGCGGGACACGGTGCGGGCCATGATATGCAAGAGTATGCTGCTGGCGACTAGGACATGA
- a CDS encoding UvrB/UvrC motif-containing protein, producing MMCQNCGQRTATTHIKTIINGQLTESHLCSQCAKKQGYGQMLSEWNGFGSLLSGLLSGEPEAGTLGSGEKRCPGCGASFREISRSGKVGCGQCYSTFRTQLIPVIERLHGAAQHKGKIPGGSALRVQEENLQLVNVENRAPSPLSEVEEKKKLLQKAIETQDFEQAAVLRDQIKELESHE from the coding sequence ATGATGTGTCAGAACTGCGGCCAGCGGACCGCCACCACCCATATCAAGACCATAATCAACGGCCAGCTTACAGAGAGCCATCTCTGCTCCCAGTGCGCCAAAAAACAGGGCTATGGACAAATGCTCTCGGAGTGGAACGGCTTTGGCAGCCTGCTCTCCGGCCTTCTCTCCGGCGAGCCGGAGGCGGGGACCCTGGGCTCCGGGGAAAAGCGCTGCCCGGGCTGCGGAGCCAGCTTCAGGGAGATAAGCCGAAGCGGCAAGGTGGGCTGCGGTCAGTGCTACAGCACCTTCCGCACACAGCTTATCCCGGTGATAGAGCGCCTTCACGGCGCGGCCCAGCACAAGGGCAAGATACCAGGCGGGTCGGCGTTAAGGGTGCAGGAGGAGAACCTGCAGCTGGTGAACGTGGAAAACCGGGCCCCGTCCCCGCTCTCGGAGGTAGAGGAAAAGAAGAAGCTGCTGCAAAAGGCAATAGAGACCCAGGACTTTGAACAGGCGGCGGTTTTAAGAGACCAGATAAAGGAGTTGGAAAGCCATGAGTGA
- a CDS encoding DUF2812 domain-containing protein: protein MKRMKMFFRFDKEEKWLEEMAAKGWLLCGKGLFYDFQRCTPDRCTIRADYREFRRKEDFWEYVALFEDSGWKHLAGSKGSGNQYFLKLRDSCTEDIFSDERSRAGRYKRVANAWLCAAIALLPLMVVYYGPGSGQRYWNPAEWYLTPGLWELEGASFWWAFLFETPFALGRGVGWLFPLAPFLVYLGYALKAWHLYRDAVKGRNT, encoded by the coding sequence ATGAAGCGCATGAAAATGTTCTTTCGTTTTGACAAGGAGGAGAAGTGGCTGGAGGAGATGGCCGCAAAGGGCTGGCTGCTGTGCGGAAAGGGGCTTTTCTATGACTTTCAGCGGTGCACGCCGGACAGGTGCACTATCCGGGCGGACTATCGGGAGTTCAGGCGGAAGGAGGACTTTTGGGAGTATGTGGCGCTGTTTGAGGACAGCGGGTGGAAGCATTTGGCGGGGAGCAAGGGGTCGGGAAACCAGTATTTCTTGAAGCTGAGGGACAGCTGCACAGAGGATATCTTCTCGGACGAGCGGTCCCGGGCGGGAAGGTATAAGAGGGTGGCCAACGCCTGGCTCTGCGCGGCCATAGCCCTGCTGCCGCTGATGGTGGTCTATTACGGCCCGGGGAGCGGCCAGCGGTACTGGAACCCGGCGGAGTGGTATCTGACCCCGGGGCTTTGGGAGCTGGAGGGCGCGAGTTTTTGGTGGGCGTTCCTGTTTGAAACCCCCTTCGCGCTGGGCAGAGGCGTGGGTTGGCTGTTCCCTCTGGCGCCCTTTCTGGTGTACCTGGGCTACGCGCTGAAAGCGTGGCATCTATACAGGGACGCGGTCAAGGGGCGGAATACTTAG
- a CDS encoding PadR family transcriptional regulator, whose translation MNRDKNLPLTETVYYVLLALYEPGHGYAIMKRVEELSGGQVRLAAGTMYGALENLLKKGLITALESGDPRRKVYAVTQMGRDVLKADCERMRALVGLTERVLEGGFADEAHENVLSF comes from the coding sequence ATGAACAGGGACAAGAACCTGCCCCTGACCGAGACAGTGTACTATGTGCTGCTGGCGCTGTATGAGCCGGGGCACGGCTATGCCATCATGAAGCGGGTGGAGGAGCTGAGCGGCGGGCAGGTGCGGCTGGCGGCGGGGACCATGTACGGGGCCCTTGAGAACCTTCTGAAGAAGGGGCTCATCACGGCCCTGGAGAGCGGGGACCCAAGGCGCAAGGTGTACGCCGTGACCCAAATGGGCCGGGACGTGCTCAAGGCGGACTGTGAGAGGATGAGGGCCCTGGTGGGGCTGACGGAAAGAGTTTTGGAGGGGGGATTTGCAGATGAAGCGCATGAAAATGTTCTTTCGTTTTGA
- a CDS encoding TIGR03905 family TSCPD domain-containing protein, with the protein MEIHYTPKGVCSKGIDIELDGDIIKSVKFTGGCNGNTQGVAALAKGMTVEEYIKRCKDIKCGFKKTSCPAQLALALEEALETAK; encoded by the coding sequence ATGGAAATTCATTATACACCCAAAGGGGTTTGCAGCAAAGGTATTGATATTGAGCTGGACGGGGATATTATAAAGTCCGTAAAGTTCACCGGCGGCTGTAACGGCAACACCCAAGGGGTGGCCGCCTTGGCCAAGGGCATGACCGTGGAGGAGTATATCAAGCGCTGCAAGGACATCAAGTGCGGCTTCAAGAAGACCTCCTGCCCCGCACAGCTGGCGCTGGCGCTGGAGGAGGCTCTGGAGACTGCCAAGTAA